The sequence CTCAGGTATCGAAAAGAATAGTAAAGGCTCCTGGTGAGATGGAAAGGGAGGAAGCAGAGCATGAATGCTACCAGCACAATGATTATCATTTTCACTGACTTCTGCTTGGAACGGTGGGCTGTCAGGCCTCCCCTCTCGCCCTCATCTCCTCCGTCAGATCCCCAGCCAGGCTCTAGAAGCTTCCGCACCATGAGGCCATAgcacaccatcaccaccatgAAGGGCAGGGCAAACATGAGAACTGACACGATAGAGCTGTACACCAAGAAGTCATCAAAAAGCTCTGGGCTGGTGGTGTCATAGCAGATCCGCTCGGTGTCCACATCcctgacaaaacagagagagatttCAACAGTTTAGGATTATTAAATGATACTGCTGCCATGTTTGGCATTGAACTACAGAAAAAGAGATAGTGGTGATGTAAGAGAGGAAATTTGTTAGGTAGCAGGTTGGCTATTCATCCTAAGATAAGGTACTTggcaaaaaatacaaagaacGTGGAtatttagaaagaaagaaagaacaacatGACACAAATTATTCACCTAGTTCTTGAGAAGTAGAGGACAGGTGCCTGgcagaataaaacacaagccCACACTGCCACAGATACCAGCCTGGCCTGACGAGCGCTGACCCAGTAGAGGGAGCGGACTGGGTAGCAGATGCCAACGAACCGATGCAGACTGATACAGCACAGGAACAAAATGGAACCTGCAGGAATTACAGATTATGAGGTATGGTATGATCGCATGGTATCATAATGTATCGGAAAATATTGTGTCACGTCATGTTGACTTGTATAAACATTATATCAGTTTGAAACAACGCAATCGCAACCATCGAGTTGTTTCAAATTGTGTCATGTTGTGCTGTACCATATATTGTAAATCAATGTGGAATTTTCATTGTTTGTCacagtctgtcacacacagtctcacaagCTGTATGTCTGAGAAAGATGAATTCAAATTTTTGATGTCATTGTAAATCAGTTTGAACAAAAGTTTATTGAAAATTACATCAAAATTCTTCTTATTGTATGACATCCTGCAGTTCTTTGATGTATTGTGCAGGATCTGACACTGACAATGACACTGTACTTATTCATACTGTATTGTGCCATGCTGTATCACACCACATCATAGCCTAGAGTATCTTATTGTATCATAGCACTGcatattgtgtcatgtcataTTGTATCTTACCATAGCGGATCATTTGGTAGCCCAGTGTAGTGTATAGCCTAGTGTAGCATACTGTGCTGTATTGCAGCACAGTGTAGCCTAGTGTTGCATGGCTTTGTGCAGCACATTGTGTCATAGTGCGTAGTTCATCATGCTGCCATAATTGTTTGTATGGGTCTGTGCCATACCACAACTGTACCATATAAGTTGGCGTAAAACAGGAAGCGTATGAGCTTGCAGAAGGGTTCGCTGAAGGGCCAGTCATTCTCATCTGCGTAGTAATAGATGAGGAAGGGCAGAGTGAGGATGTAGAGAGTGTCGCACATCGTCAGGTTGAACATGTAGATAGTGGAGGGCTTCCAGCGTTTGGTGCGAAACAAAATCACATACAATGCTGTGGCGTTCAGAGCCAGACCAACTACAAAGACCAGGGCATAGCTGACAGGAAGGAGAATATATTTAAAATCCTCTTGAAATTTGCAGTAGAAGGCGCTGGCATTAATCAGATCGATCTTGTTGCTGTCAAAGGTGGCCATCTTGATTTTGAGAACACCTGAGGAAAAGATAAGTACAAAAGAATAGATTataaatatgatgcattttgaATGAAGAGATATTTTACCTATCTAACCATGAAGAAGCTATcacactcacagaaacagaacatgtGGAGACACAGGAAATGGGTATGATCACAAGACACATTACATTTTAAGATGCTTTGACTCATCCGCTTTGGCATGCCTTGGCAGCACAACCCAGTTAAAGCTATGCCATCCTCAAGCATAAGTGAGATACCCATTTCACAATCAGTTTTACACAATCCAGTTTGTAGCTTGAGTCATCCCATTTTAAAGACATTGTGCATTTCATagaaagtcattttttaagGCTGACTtgtttaaattgcttttttctTCCTGAGTAAATGAGAGAAGAATTGTTGGCGatagagagaagagaagagggtACTTAAACGGTGGCACCCATTTTAAATCATAGCTGATTAAATCCACTTTCTGGTGGAATAAGACACTGTGTGAATATAGAACGATGTGGGTTTTCTGGCTAAAATAGGGCAGTACTATATATGTGTGTAACAGGATTTACTGTTCCACCACCTGGTCCAACAGGTTTACATAATAAGGCATCATGACATTTTGACACCACATCTCAGAGGATTattgaaatgattgaaaaatgCAGTCTAAACTTGTcgcctcttctttctcctcccccttAAAGAAAACAACTCTAAATATCACATCTTAGCAAATCGGAGCTGCAGAAGATTCAAACAAgatttcacacaaacatgtgtgGCAACAACTTTTTACAAAACTTTTGGGGCAGCTGTGTTCTCaagcaagaaaaacagcacTCTTTCTGGCAGTTTGCGTGTCAGAGTTTTCCAAAACCTCATGTCTgcgagagggagagacagaggaataACTTTTTAACTCAAACCAGACCTTGTTTTGAACCCTGTTCGAACCTTTCTTTTGGTTTTACTTATTATGCACGCTACATTGTTGTCTCACCTAACTTTAGTCTAATTTCTTTTCCTCTACAAATCTGTCTGTTAATATGACAAACTCCAGTTCAAACCATTTATGTAAATGCATGTGACTCAGCACGGCGCCTTAAAGACTTGCATGCAAATGAGACAGTAGACAGCAAACTTACTTGTTTCTCAGTTGACTGATGAGTTAACCTACAGCATgcgctgtttttctttctctctgacattATTTCCTCTTTGTCCAAAACATTGCTGCTTGCTCACTGTGTACcctttgctcttttctcttcaaAACAGCTGCAAGTTAAATTTAACAGATAACAGACCTGAGACCGACGGCCCCTTTTGTAGTCCCCCCAAATTCTTCTGATCTGCTGAGTGCATGCCATGCTATACCAAACTGAGCACAACTTACTGTTCATCAATATAGTAGCTTGTGTTATGTCTTTTTAAACAGGCTGTGCAAAAAATATTCACACTGGGTGCCTAAAAAGCATATTAAAGACTTGTTCCCCATAGACAAAACCCCTAAAACATATGAAATTACTCACACTGGCTGTCCTTGGTTCACCATCCTATGTAATATACATCCTCATTCTCAAGAGCAgatacagtgtgtgtcagagtggtGTTAATGGTTGAATGCTTACCTAAGATACTTCGGTGGGTGAAAACTTGTGGAGGTGTGTGCCTGCCTGACAGGCTGCAGCCTGTATATAGTGCGTCAACAGGCCTGAGGCTGTTGGTCTCTCTTTGTCAAACGGACAGTGACTAGGACAAGGTATTCACCAtcttaaactgaaatatttatttaaaatgaaaactcagcgagacataattttaaaaaatcagtaGTTCTTTAATCCTAttgagacaaacacatgcaaccATTAGGCCCACTGGGTTAAATATAGATCTATGTGATTCTTATtaccatttctttttctctgtaacCTAGCTTTTGATAGCAAAAGGGAATTAGAAAAGAATCTTATTACAATAGCTGTTTTTCAACCACCTTTTGAAGTAAATCTTAATA comes from Scatophagus argus isolate fScaArg1 chromosome 5, fScaArg1.pri, whole genome shotgun sequence and encodes:
- the p2ry2.1 gene encoding P2Y purinoceptor 2 isoform X1; its protein translation is MIPLRSICISFIHTQGVLKIKMATFDSNKIDLINASAFYCKFQEDFKYILLPVSYALVFVVGLALNATALYVILFRTKRWKPSTIYMFNLTMCDTLYILTLPFLIYYYADENDWPFSEPFCKLIRFLFYANLYGSILFLCCISLHRFVGICYPVRSLYWVSARQARLVSVAVWACVLFCQAPVLYFSRTRDVDTERICYDTTSPELFDDFLVYSSIVSVLMFALPFMVVMVCYGLMVRKLLEPGWGSDGGDEGERGGLTAHRSKQKSVKMIIIVLVAFMLCFLPFHLTRSLYYSFRYLRQVNPAQISCKLLEASSVAYKVTRPFASANSCLDPILYFLAGQDIRSNLTKKNKQGTLKPASVNQCSTTQL
- the p2ry2.1 gene encoding P2Y purinoceptor 2 isoform X2, whose amino-acid sequence is MATFDSNKIDLINASAFYCKFQEDFKYILLPVSYALVFVVGLALNATALYVILFRTKRWKPSTIYMFNLTMCDTLYILTLPFLIYYYADENDWPFSEPFCKLIRFLFYANLYGSILFLCCISLHRFVGICYPVRSLYWVSARQARLVSVAVWACVLFCQAPVLYFSRTRDVDTERICYDTTSPELFDDFLVYSSIVSVLMFALPFMVVMVCYGLMVRKLLEPGWGSDGGDEGERGGLTAHRSKQKSVKMIIIVLVAFMLCFLPFHLTRSLYYSFRYLRQVNPAQISCKLLEASSVAYKVTRPFASANSCLDPILYFLAGQDIRSNLTKKNKQGTLKPASVNQCSTTQL